A genomic window from Deltaproteobacteria bacterium includes:
- the traN gene encoding conjugal transfer protein TraN — MNQRRGMKAVILILLVLACFAPRRVSAEDPKAAARAIGQAGKAAASAIAKDADSTAHVPGYIGTSLPERGMSASELETAAHRALADPADPGGRAGRALIEASAERPEEPVGAGDPIVQRGEGIEGDAQSPSWKADGLASGSATGCGAGVEDAGAGGQCGGVSWCVGADCETTGARSNTGFVESVARVNMVLELGGEEFDRENLEFFRGTRRSCLIRWGGLADCCKDSGVLVGLAHCTEEERLLAEERHDGNTHYLGKRCARRILGVCVRRERSWCVFGSKLGRILQEGVRSQLGIGWGSCRGFTVEEMESIDFEAVDLSEFTENLMDGSHEPSIELPEAGQAGAVMRARIRDFYQRNE; from the coding sequence ATGAACCAGCGCCGCGGAATGAAGGCGGTCATCTTGATCCTGTTGGTCCTGGCGTGTTTCGCTCCCCGCCGCGTTTCGGCCGAAGACCCGAAAGCCGCGGCCCGGGCCATCGGCCAGGCAGGCAAGGCGGCAGCGAGCGCTATCGCAAAGGACGCGGATTCCACCGCCCACGTGCCGGGCTACATCGGAACGAGCCTGCCCGAGCGGGGTATGAGCGCAAGCGAGCTGGAAACCGCCGCGCACCGGGCATTGGCCGATCCCGCCGATCCCGGAGGCCGGGCCGGCCGTGCGTTGATCGAGGCTTCCGCCGAGCGTCCGGAGGAGCCCGTCGGGGCCGGGGATCCGATCGTGCAGCGCGGGGAGGGGATCGAAGGCGACGCGCAATCTCCGAGCTGGAAGGCGGACGGGCTCGCTTCCGGATCTGCGACGGGATGCGGCGCCGGCGTGGAGGACGCCGGGGCCGGCGGCCAATGCGGCGGGGTCTCGTGGTGCGTGGGCGCCGATTGCGAAACCACTGGGGCCCGGTCCAACACCGGTTTCGTCGAATCGGTGGCCCGGGTCAACATGGTGCTTGAGCTGGGCGGCGAGGAGTTCGACCGCGAGAATCTCGAGTTCTTCCGAGGCACGCGCCGTTCCTGCCTGATCCGTTGGGGAGGCCTCGCCGATTGCTGCAAGGACTCAGGGGTGCTCGTCGGGCTTGCTCACTGTACCGAAGAGGAGCGCCTTCTTGCCGAGGAGCGCCATGATGGGAACACGCACTATCTGGGGAAGCGATGCGCGAGGCGGATCCTGGGGGTCTGTGTCCGCCGGGAACGCTCCTGGTGCGTGTTCGGCTCGAAGCTCGGGCGCATCCTGCAGGAAGGGGTGCGGAGCCAGCTCGGGATCGGCTGGGGAAGCTGCCGCGGCTTTACGGTCGAAGAGATGGAGAGCATCGACTTCGAGGCCGTGGACCTCTCCGAGTTCACGGAGAACCTCATGGACGGGTCGCACGAGCCCTCGATCGAGCTTCCCGAAGCGGGCCAGGCCGGCGCGGTGATGAGGGCGCGCATCCGTGACTTCTACCAGAGAAACGAGTGA
- a CDS encoding conjugal transfer protein TraH, producing the protein MTTRRGFVAVLAAAGLWLAAPVHADVLSEMENFWRGAAVNTTGPTAFDGQASGHWTLGNLYLRAPVRSEAIASVSLPSFRAGCGGIDAFAGSFSFIDSDQLIAFGRAVAQNAAGFAFELALETISPVIAETMSKLRALAQWVNNQNLDSCETAQALVGAVWSRNDRASAAICAAVGTRQGIFSDYAAARHGCGSDGKRNSTLAAASGPLKDQVPVNVNYAWRAVRASSFLGSDQDLGEFAMSVSGTVIVTAPVSDSDPSGPRVRILEPLALDRRVTEILMEGGGALPVYRCDTAADCLNPTLGGLPVPAARGFRNRVAGLLRRLVDAVRTDTAPSSDALGLVNLTTLPVYRVVNTAAAYRGAVVEQEVDSLAEAVALDVLQVWISDLHRTVEARAGTLDIADGDQLERWREGLRRNRAALARHRHEGLERFNTALAVVEKLRLIETELAGALSADLRAALAFSRGASGSR; encoded by the coding sequence ATGACTACTAGGCGCGGATTCGTGGCGGTGTTGGCCGCGGCAGGGCTCTGGCTCGCTGCGCCCGTCCACGCGGATGTCCTCTCGGAGATGGAGAACTTCTGGAGGGGCGCGGCGGTGAACACCACGGGCCCGACCGCGTTCGACGGCCAGGCGTCCGGCCACTGGACTCTCGGGAACCTATACCTGCGCGCACCGGTGCGCTCGGAGGCAATCGCCTCGGTAAGCCTGCCTTCCTTCCGCGCCGGTTGCGGCGGCATCGACGCGTTCGCCGGCTCGTTTTCCTTCATAGACTCAGACCAGTTGATCGCCTTCGGCCGCGCCGTCGCCCAGAACGCCGCCGGCTTCGCCTTCGAGCTCGCGCTCGAGACCATATCGCCCGTGATCGCCGAGACCATGTCGAAGCTCCGGGCCTTGGCCCAGTGGGTCAACAACCAGAACCTGGACTCCTGCGAGACCGCACAGGCTTTGGTCGGAGCGGTCTGGTCGAGGAACGACCGGGCGAGCGCGGCCATCTGCGCGGCCGTGGGCACGCGGCAGGGGATCTTCTCCGACTACGCGGCCGCCCGCCACGGGTGCGGCTCGGACGGGAAGCGCAACTCGACCCTCGCCGCCGCCTCCGGACCGCTCAAGGATCAGGTTCCGGTCAACGTCAACTACGCCTGGCGTGCGGTGCGGGCTTCGAGCTTTCTGGGATCGGATCAAGATCTCGGCGAGTTTGCCATGTCCGTCTCCGGGACCGTGATCGTCACCGCGCCGGTCTCGGACAGCGACCCTTCCGGCCCGCGAGTACGCATCCTGGAACCCTTGGCGCTGGACCGCCGCGTGACCGAGATCCTGATGGAAGGCGGCGGCGCCCTCCCGGTCTACCGGTGTGACACGGCCGCGGACTGTCTCAACCCCACCCTCGGCGGCCTGCCCGTCCCGGCGGCGAGGGGGTTCCGGAACCGGGTCGCGGGACTGCTCCGCCGTCTGGTCGATGCCGTGCGCACGGATACAGCGCCGTCGTCCGACGCCTTGGGCCTCGTCAATCTCACCACCCTCCCGGTCTACCGTGTCGTGAACACCGCCGCGGCCTATCGTGGCGCGGTGGTGGAGCAGGAGGTGGATTCGCTCGCCGAGGCGGTGGCGCTCGACGTCCTCCAGGTCTGGATCTCGGACCTCCACCGGACGGTCGAGGCGCGCGCCGGGACCCTGGACATCGCGGACGGCGACCAACTGGAGCGCTGGCGCGAGGGACTGCGCCGGAACCGGGCAGCGCTCGCGCGCCACCGTCACGAGGGGTTGGAGCGGTTCAACACGGCACTGGCTGTGGTCGAGAAGCTGAGACTCATCGAGACCGAGCTTGCGGGGGCGTTGTCGGCGGATCTCCGCGCGGCGCTCGCCTTCTCGCGCGGCGCTTCCGGGTCCCGATAG
- a CDS encoding TraU family protein, with amino-acid sequence MKFWTTMGVTLVLAGVLAAGTASAQSCTGRFVNPVTDVCWECLFPISIGPIRMGSAAGAPDTPNPGSPICFCGNPIPRIGLSLGMWEPARLLDVSRAPWCFPNLGGMTVDPGLPAGRGRTGSSGGDGASGSTWHAHYYVYPLLSWIGALLDLGCLEGGGLDIAWMSELDPAWQDDELSFLLDPEAALFADLPAQAACAADCAAASAGLPLDSLFWCAGCQGGMYPLTGNVAAHVGGVQASLLAAERLVFRLHRLLLAWGTSGTAALCGRYPMPVMKKSQYRWQMTQPVPATSPLTGCNPTGRSSVLWEALRELPAAGENFGYLLWRKRNCCLL; translated from the coding sequence ATGAAGTTCTGGACGACTATGGGCGTCACCCTGGTTCTCGCCGGCGTGCTAGCGGCCGGAACCGCATCCGCCCAGTCCTGTACCGGGCGTTTCGTGAACCCCGTCACGGACGTGTGCTGGGAGTGCCTGTTCCCGATCTCCATCGGGCCGATCCGCATGGGGAGCGCCGCGGGCGCCCCGGACACGCCCAACCCTGGATCGCCGATCTGCTTCTGCGGCAACCCGATCCCTCGGATCGGTCTCTCGCTCGGCATGTGGGAACCGGCGCGGCTCCTCGACGTGAGCCGCGCGCCCTGGTGTTTCCCGAACCTCGGCGGCATGACCGTGGACCCCGGCCTGCCCGCGGGGCGCGGACGCACCGGCTCTTCGGGGGGCGACGGCGCCTCGGGGTCGACATGGCACGCCCACTACTACGTGTACCCGCTGCTTTCCTGGATTGGGGCGCTGCTCGATCTCGGCTGCCTCGAAGGCGGCGGACTCGACATCGCCTGGATGTCCGAGCTCGACCCCGCCTGGCAGGACGACGAGCTGTCGTTCCTGCTGGATCCTGAAGCCGCGCTGTTCGCGGACCTGCCGGCCCAGGCGGCCTGTGCCGCCGATTGCGCCGCCGCCTCGGCCGGCCTGCCGCTCGATTCGCTGTTCTGGTGCGCCGGCTGCCAGGGAGGGATGTATCCCCTGACCGGGAACGTGGCCGCCCACGTGGGCGGGGTCCAGGCCTCGCTCCTGGCCGCCGAGCGCCTGGTGTTCCGTCTTCACCGGCTGCTGCTGGCCTGGGGCACCTCCGGGACGGCGGCGCTCTGCGGCCGCTACCCGATGCCGGTCATGAAGAAGTCCCAGTACCGCTGGCAGATGACCCAGCCGGTGCCGGCCACTTCGCCTCTCACGGGCTGCAACCCCACGGGCCGGTCCTCGGTGCTCTGGGAGGCGCTCCGCGAGCTGCCGGCGGCCGGCGAGAATTTTGGGTATCTGCTCTGGCGGAAGCGGAATTGCTGTCTGCTCTAA
- the trbC gene encoding type-F conjugative transfer system pilin assembly protein TrbC — protein MNRNAIRGTVAALASVTMLAAWCGPGQAQGAPGDMARDVAEEVLRKAKRDDRRDLDGWSRSVIEDALERAGRRAFSAPAPLPAEDHARRVAGGLTTRPHGPEVIVFMSLSAPAESWRQWSREAARIGAPLVLRGLGPDGFQATVKRIGPFLDRGSGAAIDPRLFRLFDIKAVPAVAVVPDGVPPCESRGCSADPAPPHDRVAGNIGLEAALEAIASEGGPGRVAARRHLADLRGDAP, from the coding sequence ATGAACCGCAACGCGATTCGCGGAACCGTCGCCGCGTTGGCCTCCGTGACTATGCTGGCCGCCTGGTGCGGCCCGGGCCAGGCGCAAGGGGCGCCTGGGGACATGGCGCGCGACGTCGCCGAGGAAGTCCTCCGAAAGGCGAAAAGAGATGATCGTCGCGACCTGGATGGTTGGTCGCGTTCGGTGATCGAAGACGCGCTCGAACGCGCGGGCAGAAGGGCCTTCAGCGCCCCCGCCCCGCTCCCGGCCGAGGACCATGCCCGCCGGGTTGCCGGCGGTCTTACCACGCGGCCCCACGGCCCGGAGGTGATCGTTTTCATGAGCCTGTCGGCGCCCGCCGAGAGCTGGCGGCAATGGAGTCGCGAGGCGGCGCGGATCGGAGCGCCCCTGGTGCTGCGCGGGCTCGGTCCGGACGGGTTTCAGGCGACGGTGAAGCGCATCGGGCCGTTTCTGGACCGCGGGTCGGGAGCAGCGATCGATCCGCGCCTGTTCCGGCTCTTCGACATCAAGGCGGTCCCGGCCGTGGCGGTGGTCCCGGACGGGGTTCCGCCCTGCGAAAGCCGCGGCTGCTCGGCGGATCCAGCTCCGCCCCACGACCGGGTAGCAGGGAACATCGGCCTGGAAGCGGCGCTCGAAGCCATCGCCTCCGAGGGCGGGCCGGGCCGGGTGGCCGCACGCCGCCATCTGGCGGACCTGAGAGGAGACGCGCCATGA
- a CDS encoding conjugal transfer protein TraF has product MNRACVLSVACLLCIVVVLPVNAREWRPWCGSPSASDGEVSRPLGWHFYCDKDQEDAERDVPAQQTLPVSPAGPMERILEMRRVLGEARAKAVLEPSPENVAAYLRLQQEALQRAASFSDAFRRTVWSSPDLDYTLKRPVGALAKRLWSDERRAERAAVLARLEERYGLIYLGHARCSGCRVFGPLLRAFALRHGLDVLAVSMTGEPLEGWPEAVPDQGRAARLGLTSRVVPAVFLYDTRTSRALPVAFGVVAEDQLAERIFALTAREVGDDY; this is encoded by the coding sequence ATGAATCGCGCATGCGTCCTATCCGTTGCCTGCCTCCTGTGCATCGTCGTGGTGCTGCCCGTGAACGCGCGCGAATGGCGGCCGTGGTGCGGGTCTCCGTCGGCCTCGGATGGGGAGGTGTCGCGGCCGCTCGGATGGCACTTCTATTGCGACAAGGACCAGGAGGACGCGGAGCGTGACGTCCCGGCCCAGCAAACGCTGCCCGTTTCACCGGCAGGGCCGATGGAACGCATTCTGGAGATGCGCCGGGTCCTGGGGGAGGCCCGGGCCAAGGCCGTCCTTGAACCGAGCCCGGAGAACGTTGCGGCCTACCTCCGCCTCCAGCAGGAAGCCCTGCAGCGAGCCGCCTCCTTCTCGGACGCCTTCCGCCGCACCGTCTGGTCGAGCCCGGACCTGGACTACACGCTCAAGCGTCCGGTGGGCGCGCTCGCCAAGAGGCTCTGGTCGGACGAACGGCGGGCGGAGCGCGCGGCGGTCCTGGCCAGGCTCGAGGAGCGTTACGGGCTCATTTATCTCGGCCACGCGCGATGTTCGGGATGCCGCGTGTTCGGCCCGCTCCTGCGAGCCTTCGCGCTGCGCCACGGACTTGACGTGCTCGCGGTGTCGATGACGGGCGAACCGCTGGAAGGCTGGCCGGAAGCGGTACCCGACCAGGGCCGCGCCGCGCGCCTGGGCCTCACGAGCAGGGTCGTCCCCGCGGTTTTCCTCTATGACACGCGGACCTCCAGGGCTTTGCCGGTCGCCTTTGGCGTGGTTGCCGAGGACCAGCTCGCCGAAAGGATCTTCGCCCTGACCGCGCGGGAGGTGGGAGATGACTACTAG
- a CDS encoding conjugal transfer protein TraG N-terminal domain-containing protein: MYELFTLGGGAYLVDLLNAVAAITGGGAFVTLAQIAGVTGLAWALFRTAFGGSWKDNAKWLLLFAAVWGAMVVPKATVRVVDRLDPALAPAVVANVPIGLALFASVTSQVGDGLTRLTEQAFSLPNDLTYRRHGLIFGARLAAAVTRMEVTDAVFGRNLRAYARQCVFHALLLGHISADDLRESTDIWRLVTATGSPSAGASPARMVEYATRGAPAGTGATPVDREIVTCAEAASRLDALWGAEIGRASGIFGRRLFPGAATEALARAEFVAALPAAHAYLIGASRTAAEILRQQMVLNAVHGAGEQWAAEAGNAAALRAYTEARAETQTVSAYRAIGRQAETWVPMLRIVFECLYVGAFPMAVLLMLTPAGSGIFRSYFSGLVWLQSWGPLYAILHRISMGEAAERMSAGALMPGGDVGVSLVAQAGIQAVASDVAVMSGYLSMSVPFLAAALAYGVGRATGLATSVLAVGQEAASSAAQEGTTGNVSLANTVSDTHRFGTVEGNQVRTSLHVDTDRYTGFAPGGAGFTVTGDGTAVADAGSATSRIPAAGVRLSESLATSHENRASAAREQARHWSAEAATARTAAATDSAAMVERFSRDVNTGVAHSRGVTESESQRVQSLESHFERLSEAGGITKEQAAAITSAAKAGGGFDFIVKFGADGSVSWRGQTLSREAWNRMTDYAEQNSLLDVWSRVAEASRRYSTASGESELKSLEESFGSNLTRMRRFGEQEALSHREAESWSNQAAEVRSQAQAIDRELGQPFFTWLTARRGADGRDIGVAGAMRLASPQTPEDAEELRAHAAAFIAERFPAPRGADPASVAESADYERTVEGMRESHRSGTTAAWAEWSGWAREYGGGGHERGSVGIRAGQRRAETDTELDIREAERKVRGGVAEERNEKGRAKVAAETDRPFGQHAAEAVPLVGEWLGGKLYGTAGNTAPDKGRKKDRADGGPFDRDEALGP; encoded by the coding sequence GTGTACGAACTCTTCACCCTGGGAGGTGGCGCCTATCTGGTCGACCTCCTGAACGCGGTCGCAGCGATCACGGGCGGCGGAGCGTTCGTGACCCTGGCTCAGATTGCGGGCGTCACCGGGCTCGCCTGGGCGCTGTTCCGCACCGCCTTCGGCGGCTCGTGGAAGGACAACGCCAAGTGGCTGCTGCTCTTCGCCGCGGTCTGGGGCGCCATGGTGGTGCCGAAGGCGACCGTGCGGGTCGTGGACCGGCTCGACCCTGCGCTGGCGCCAGCGGTCGTGGCCAACGTCCCCATCGGCCTGGCGCTCTTTGCCTCCGTGACGAGTCAGGTGGGCGACGGCCTCACGCGGCTCACCGAGCAGGCCTTCTCGCTTCCGAACGATCTGACCTATCGCCGCCACGGACTCATTTTCGGCGCGAGGCTAGCGGCCGCGGTGACCCGGATGGAAGTGACCGACGCGGTGTTCGGGCGTAACCTCAGGGCCTATGCGCGGCAGTGCGTGTTCCACGCCCTGCTCCTGGGGCATATCTCCGCGGACGATCTCCGCGAGAGCACCGACATCTGGCGGCTCGTCACCGCCACCGGCTCGCCGTCCGCCGGGGCCTCGCCCGCGCGCATGGTCGAGTACGCGACCCGCGGGGCGCCCGCGGGCACCGGCGCGACCCCCGTTGACCGCGAGATCGTCACCTGCGCGGAGGCGGCCTCGCGGCTCGACGCGCTCTGGGGGGCCGAGATCGGAAGGGCGTCGGGTATCTTCGGGCGGAGGCTCTTTCCCGGGGCGGCGACCGAGGCCCTGGCCCGCGCCGAGTTCGTGGCGGCGCTGCCCGCCGCCCACGCCTACCTGATCGGCGCGTCGAGGACCGCGGCCGAGATCCTGCGCCAGCAGATGGTCCTGAACGCCGTCCACGGCGCGGGCGAGCAATGGGCCGCGGAAGCCGGGAACGCCGCCGCGCTCAGGGCCTATACCGAGGCCCGGGCCGAGACCCAGACCGTCTCGGCCTACCGCGCCATCGGCCGCCAGGCTGAGACCTGGGTGCCGATGCTCCGCATCGTGTTCGAGTGCCTCTACGTGGGGGCCTTCCCCATGGCGGTGCTGCTCATGCTCACTCCCGCGGGCAGCGGGATCTTCCGGTCCTACTTCTCGGGGCTCGTCTGGCTCCAAAGCTGGGGGCCGCTCTACGCGATCCTCCACCGCATCTCCATGGGTGAAGCCGCCGAGCGCATGAGCGCGGGCGCTCTGATGCCGGGCGGCGACGTCGGCGTGTCGCTTGTGGCGCAGGCGGGGATCCAGGCGGTGGCGTCGGACGTGGCGGTCATGTCGGGCTACCTCTCGATGTCAGTGCCGTTCCTCGCCGCCGCACTGGCCTACGGGGTGGGGAGGGCGACAGGTCTCGCCACCTCGGTGCTCGCGGTCGGCCAGGAGGCGGCGTCCTCGGCGGCGCAGGAGGGCACGACGGGCAACGTCTCGCTCGCCAACACCGTGTCCGACACCCACCGCTTCGGAACGGTCGAGGGAAACCAGGTCCGGACCTCGCTGCATGTCGACACGGACCGCTACACGGGGTTCGCCCCCGGAGGCGCGGGCTTCACCGTGACCGGTGACGGCACCGCGGTGGCGGACGCGGGTTCCGCCACGAGCCGTATCCCGGCGGCGGGCGTGAGGCTCTCCGAATCCCTCGCGACGAGCCACGAGAACCGGGCGAGCGCCGCCCGGGAGCAGGCCCGGCACTGGTCGGCGGAGGCCGCCACGGCACGGACGGCGGCCGCTACCGATTCGGCGGCCATGGTCGAGCGGTTCTCGCGCGACGTGAACACGGGCGTCGCGCATTCGCGGGGAGTGACGGAGAGCGAGAGCCAGAGGGTCCAGAGCCTCGAATCCCACTTCGAGAGGCTGTCCGAGGCTGGCGGCATCACCAAGGAGCAGGCGGCCGCTATCACCAGCGCGGCCAAGGCGGGAGGGGGCTTCGACTTCATCGTCAAGTTCGGAGCCGACGGATCGGTGAGCTGGCGGGGCCAGACCTTGAGCCGGGAGGCCTGGAACCGGATGACCGACTATGCCGAGCAGAACAGCCTGCTCGATGTCTGGTCCCGGGTGGCCGAAGCGTCGAGGCGCTACTCCACCGCATCGGGCGAGAGCGAGCTCAAGAGCCTGGAGGAGAGTTTCGGGTCGAACCTGACGCGGATGCGCCGCTTCGGGGAGCAGGAGGCCCTCAGTCACCGAGAAGCCGAGAGTTGGAGCAACCAAGCGGCCGAGGTGCGGAGCCAGGCCCAGGCCATCGACCGGGAGCTGGGCCAGCCTTTCTTCACCTGGCTGACCGCCCGCAGGGGCGCCGATGGTAGGGATATCGGCGTTGCGGGCGCCATGCGGCTGGCCTCCCCTCAGACGCCGGAGGACGCCGAAGAGCTTCGTGCACACGCCGCCGCCTTCATCGCGGAACGGTTCCCGGCGCCCCGGGGCGCGGACCCCGCCTCCGTGGCGGAGTCGGCGGACTACGAACGGACCGTTGAAGGGATGCGGGAGTCGCACAGGAGCGGGACCACGGCGGCTTGGGCGGAGTGGTCGGGCTGGGCTCGGGAATACGGCGGCGGGGGCCATGAACGGGGCAGCGTCGGAATACGGGCGGGACAGAGGCGCGCCGAGACCGATACCGAGCTGGATATCCGGGAGGCGGAACGCAAGGTGCGGGGCGGGGTGGCGGAAGAGCGCAACGAGAAGGGGCGCGCCAAGGTGGCGGCGGAAACCGACCGGCCCTTTGGGCAGCATGCAGCCGAAGCGGTCCCGTTGGTGGGGGAGTGGCTCGGCGGCAAGCTCTACGGCACGGCCGGGAACACGGCGCCGGACAAGGGCAGGAAGAAGGATCGGGCAGACGGCGGTCCCTTCGACCGGGACGAGGCGCTCGGGCCGTGA
- a CDS encoding type-F conjugative transfer system protein TraW — MTRHLLLRGLLVAVTGCALTLVAEPGRAKDLGARGVVWPVAEPDLLREVETRLREMDASGDLARMRREALERARERIEVPGRVAGIVPAVSRRTRLFDPSVTVERDIRTHDGTLIAARGARINPLDMHPLTRDLLFIDGARPVEVAWALRHHRPARIVLLAGRPLALARAHGRRFFFDQGGRLSKRFGLRSTPSLVAAEGSMLRITEVPLQDESNATAAGGRP, encoded by the coding sequence GTGACGCGGCATCTGCTCCTGCGGGGGCTTCTGGTGGCCGTGACCGGCTGTGCGCTGACGCTCGTTGCGGAACCCGGGCGGGCGAAGGACCTCGGGGCGCGCGGCGTGGTCTGGCCGGTCGCCGAGCCCGACCTGCTCAGGGAGGTCGAGACGCGGCTGAGAGAGATGGATGCCTCCGGGGATCTGGCCCGCATGCGCCGCGAGGCCCTGGAGCGGGCGCGGGAACGCATCGAGGTGCCCGGACGCGTGGCCGGCATCGTGCCCGCCGTCTCTCGTCGCACCCGGCTCTTCGATCCTTCCGTCACCGTGGAGCGGGACATCCGGACGCACGATGGAACCCTGATCGCGGCCCGTGGCGCGCGGATCAACCCGCTGGACATGCATCCGCTGACACGGGATCTGCTGTTCATCGACGGCGCGCGGCCGGTGGAGGTCGCCTGGGCGCTTCGCCACCACAGGCCCGCGAGGATCGTGCTCCTGGCGGGCCGTCCCCTGGCCCTCGCGCGGGCTCACGGCCGCCGGTTCTTCTTCGACCAGGGCGGCCGGCTCTCGAAACGCTTCGGGTTGCGCTCGACCCCGTCACTGGTCGCGGCCGAAGGGTCGATGCTTCGGATCACGGAAGTGCCTCTCCAGGACGAATCGAACGCCACGGCCGCTGGAGGCCGGCCATGA
- a CDS encoding type IV secretion system DNA-binding domain-containing protein, with the protein MWGQLVRWEILGLVLTIILVPAVAAFRTTTGYEWRVVGMGTLAQVKLALGYDRDSGQAYEWREGRKTATRIVDIAADPRIERIRRRLLDTIYGKAWMGLGLGAGAMALFTLLFWIIGRRMERAKRLRGAEMATARELRRRVQPFSVRLAETFFPAARRASCRIAGIPWPERAETQHTIVSGTTGSGKTVLISDLVAQIRARGERCIVYDKMGTYTRSFFDPARDVLMNPLDARAPRWSPFFEARTPRDFDMMAAALIPQQKDTVDPFWVTAARQLFSNGAGVLWRDGVTENRRLVDELLKTELAALAQAMEGTVAQSIVSPENPKTALSVRAMLTANLGALEFLPDTGMSFSIREWVGREDETGFLFLTSRGDQHASLRGLISTWLEIAVNALLSLHHDDARRIWLVLDELPPLHQVPSLQPGLAESRQFGGCFVLGIQVFSSLRDIYGRNGAETISGLCGTRVVLSAPDQETAQWSAESLGRGEVEEYTHGMSYGASTMRDGVSLTQHRQMRPLALPSEIMRLENLHGYLKFPGPFPVTSIELRYVDRPASAERFVAREGDAANAETDASTPDGEPGDGDSGLVDERVEGEDKADPPAVAPVPAGVEERGDGSRSGAEPRSSAPDTHRAQDWA; encoded by the coding sequence ATGTGGGGGCAGCTGGTCCGCTGGGAAATCCTCGGCCTCGTCCTGACGATCATTCTGGTCCCCGCTGTCGCGGCCTTCCGCACCACGACCGGCTATGAATGGCGTGTCGTCGGCATGGGGACCCTGGCCCAGGTCAAGCTGGCCCTGGGGTATGACCGCGATTCGGGGCAGGCGTACGAGTGGCGGGAAGGCAGGAAAACGGCGACGAGGATCGTCGACATCGCCGCGGACCCCAGAATCGAACGGATCCGTAGACGCCTGCTCGACACCATCTACGGCAAGGCGTGGATGGGCCTGGGGTTGGGCGCGGGCGCCATGGCCCTCTTCACGTTGTTGTTCTGGATCATCGGACGTCGCATGGAGCGCGCCAAACGCCTGCGCGGCGCCGAGATGGCTACGGCGCGTGAGCTCCGAAGGCGTGTGCAGCCCTTCTCGGTGCGCTTGGCGGAGACCTTTTTTCCGGCCGCGCGCCGGGCCTCCTGCCGCATCGCCGGAATTCCGTGGCCCGAGCGCGCCGAGACACAGCATACCATCGTCTCGGGCACCACCGGCTCGGGCAAGACCGTGCTGATCTCGGACCTCGTCGCCCAGATCCGGGCGCGGGGCGAGCGCTGCATCGTCTACGACAAGATGGGGACGTATACGCGTTCGTTCTTCGATCCCGCCCGCGACGTGCTGATGAACCCCCTGGACGCCCGCGCTCCGCGCTGGTCGCCTTTTTTCGAGGCCAGGACGCCCCGCGACTTCGACATGATGGCCGCTGCCTTGATTCCCCAGCAGAAGGACACGGTGGACCCGTTCTGGGTGACGGCCGCGAGGCAACTGTTCTCCAATGGAGCGGGGGTCCTCTGGAGGGATGGAGTGACCGAGAACCGGAGGCTCGTCGATGAACTGCTCAAGACCGAACTGGCCGCACTGGCCCAAGCCATGGAGGGCACCGTGGCCCAGTCCATCGTGAGCCCTGAGAACCCGAAGACCGCACTCTCCGTGCGAGCGATGCTGACCGCGAATCTGGGCGCGCTGGAGTTCCTGCCCGATACGGGAATGTCCTTCTCGATCCGCGAGTGGGTCGGCCGGGAGGACGAGACGGGGTTCCTGTTCCTCACTTCCCGCGGAGACCAGCACGCGAGCTTGCGGGGACTCATCTCCACCTGGCTCGAGATCGCGGTCAACGCGCTCCTCTCGCTCCACCACGACGACGCGCGGCGGATCTGGTTGGTCCTGGACGAGCTGCCCCCCCTCCACCAGGTGCCGAGCCTGCAGCCGGGGCTCGCGGAGTCCCGCCAGTTCGGGGGCTGCTTCGTGCTGGGAATCCAGGTGTTCTCGTCCCTGCGGGACATCTACGGCAGGAACGGCGCGGAAACCATCTCCGGGCTCTGCGGCACCCGCGTGGTGCTGTCGGCCCCGGACCAGGAGACCGCGCAGTGGTCGGCAGAGAGCCTCGGGCGCGGAGAGGTCGAGGAGTACACGCACGGCATGAGCTACGGCGCCAGCACCATGCGCGACGGCGTCTCGCTCACCCAGCACCGCCAGATGCGCCCCCTGGCTTTGCCGTCGGAGATCATGCGGCTCGAAAACCTGCACGGGTACCTGAAATTCCCCGGCCCGTTTCCGGTCACCTCCATAGAACTCCGGTACGTCGATCGCCCGGCCTCGGCCGAACGGTTCGTCGCGCGGGAGGGCGATGCGGCAAACGCGGAAACGGATGCGTCGACGCCGGACGGAGAGCCGGGCGATGGCGATTCGGGTCTCGTGGACGAGCGGGTGGAGGGCGAAGACAAGGCCGATCCGCCAGCCGTAGCGCCCGTCCCTGCCGGCGTGGAGGAGCGTGGCGACGGCAGCCGCTCTGGCGCCGAGCCGCGATCTTCGGCGCCGGACACCCATCGGGCACAGGATTGGGCCTGA